In Sciurus carolinensis chromosome 4, mSciCar1.2, whole genome shotgun sequence, the sequence ttaagaaattctatatttgtgataAACTACAGTCaacattacaatttggtaaacaatggatgggaagttttgctatgatggtattgttgttcttgcttttattattgctgctcagatatgtTGCCTTTAAGGAGTTATCAAAGacagcaagccttagtggtatggcaagcccttatggccaagGATCAGGGCTCTGATCTACAGATTTGGCTGTCCCAATTACAgggctggtagtcaaagatgggtaaacacagggtggactttataccaccCTAAGACTGGGTTCAAAGCAtaccaacagctctttgactcccaatgacgggtaaggataaagtgTGATTCTGGCACCTACAACAggcacagtcactgtccttttctttaaataaaaaaagggggagctgttaagggtcatcttggacaagatggcaccttgcAGTGAGCCAAAGTGTGCTGGCTGCCAAAATGAAGAAGTACCTAAAAGGCtgtttgctgttactagttccttggagacttatgacgtgttaacgccaggctcaagcattggctatctaaaatcatgccacgcgtggacagctcgtgatttatatagtgttatgctggcattctcctgcatgctctcctgtgtgagataAAGCTTTGCTATGATTGGCTGATCATGGTATGTAAGCTAGGAGCctaggggaggaaggaaagaaaagaagcagaaatgaagCAGGAGACAAAGAACCAGGGAGGCTACAATAAATCCCATCAAACTGAAacttagtggtgtctcctttatCTGTGCCAGTTCCCCTTGACTCAACACTGGGTGTGGTTTCCTGATATAAAGCTTTTGTCTAttcctttccagtttttctgtAACTGCCTGGAGATGTCTGTGCAGTGGtgtagagaaggaaagacacAACTTCCTTGGATTGCAGTAGAGGGGGGATGACTTCTGTTCCCATGCTCAACTCTGTATCTGGTCTTTTTGCCTCTCAGGCTGGTTAAAGCCTCCTGTGTTCTGGATATTCTCAGGTTTCCCTTGTGCCTGGTCCTCTTTCTCCTGCTGTGGGCCCAAGGATTGTGGGGCCAGTGCCCCATCCCAGCACTTCACAGGTCATCTTCATTTCCTCCGAGTGTTTCCAAAGGTCCCACATTCCTTGCACTTCACCTGTgggttgaaaatgaaaatgttagtgCATGAGCAGAACCACAGCCAATATTCCATTATCAAGAAAAGGACAGATTTTCACATCATAGTTTTGGGAGAAACTAAGGCAGGGGATCCATTACTAGGATACTGCAGATTCTAGAGTTGTTCCCAAACACAGATTTGGTGGAGGAAAACAACTAGGAAGGACTACACATTCTGAGAGATGGGATACTGAGCCAGGATTCAAAGAGTGAACAAAATCCTGGCTGGATGTGATACTTATTTGCAGGTAAAGGGGACACTGGCAGCATAAGAACAGACCAGTTGGCCTGATGGGGAGTTCCCAGCCTAGGCCATCATGGGATTGGAATGGACAACTCAGTTATAGAGATAGAAGCATGTATGATCTAACCCAGGCTCATTAATCCACATTGCCCCCTGGCTTTCCACATACCCAGGCCTCCACTTACCCTGGGATCCTCCTACTCTGGTGGGGGAACCCTGGGACCCACTGATGCCCTAGACTGCTTTTTCACATTCTGGGCATTAAAGGGTCTGTGCCGCTGAGGGTGTGGGGAACGACCTGCCCACTGCCTCATCTCCTTTGTCAGGTCTGTCTTCCTCAGGTGTCAGATTTAGAATTCTCTCAgtcacatggaaaagaaaaaaaaaatcctattcacagagaaacaaatgccCTCCTATGTGCATGTCCTTGCCTTTGTGTGGTGGGTAGAACCATGACCACATTGTCAGATCTGTTCCACAAATGTGATGTCCCATTCCCACATGTTTCTCCATTCTCTGCTATGGTCAACTGGTCCAAGGACAGGACCCTGCCCTATGCCAGACACACTGCCTGGTGATGAGACATTTGTTCCCATAATGGCTGATTATAGAGAACTTGTTCATTTCTACAGCAACACAGTGTGTCAGTGCAAACAGAGGAAGCGATTTTCCTTGAGTGATGAAAGAATCATGGCCATGAGCACTGGTATATGTAGTTCTCTTACATAACTATTTGAAaaccaaaactattttcatatatgaccAACTTTGAGGTCAGAGAAGACAGTTTTCAGATAAATGTTCcaaagaaaatctattttctttcatactTAGACTTAAAGCTCATAATTTGCATTCTAATTTGCTAACTTAAGTTCAGCACCCTGCTATTTAATTACTTTCTCATAAAGTTAAtgcatttgttttttataatttttatcatttttcattttgattcattgtacacaaatggggtacaaatatctttcctctggttgtacaccatgtagagtcacaccatggGCGTAATCTTaagtgtacatagggtaatgatatttgtctcattctattattttccttttcccaccctctcccatcaatttcctctatacaattcatccccCCTTCATTCTTGCATCTCTCtcatcccccattatatatcatcatccacttatcaaagaaattattcagcctttttttttctgggattggcctatttaagttagcatgatatactccaactcaatccatttacctgcaattaccataattttagtttttatggcTAAAAAATAGTCCcttgtgtgtatatttgtgtatatataccatagtttctttatccattcatctattgtagGGCATCTAGATTCATTCTACAATCTAGCTCTTGTAAATTaggctgctataaatattgaggtAACTGTGTCACagttatatgctgattttaagtccttttggtataggcccaggagtggggtagctgggtcaaattgtggttccattcaaagttttctaagtattctccatactgctttccagaagtGCTGTACCACTTTGAACTAAGAATGAACAGAGGAAGTATTTAGGCTTGATATGTCTGTGTGATAAATTAGGCCCCAAATCAAGAACTGACATATACAAAATATTGACATAATATCCTGATTCTTTTCTGATCACAGTATACTGAAGCTAGGAATAAACAGTAAGAGAAattcagacatttttttaaaatatggaaaatgaataATTGATTTTTCAAGAAAGAGTTGATCATTCAAAAATGACAAGGAGAGATCCGAAATGGTAAAAGAGAAGAAGCTGCATTTCTGGTGACTTGGTGGATTGAAATCAAGAAAGTAGACAGGCAGCTCCTCCACAATGTGGGTAAATAAAATGATGGGAGGATATGTTGCTTCATCATAAATCTAGACCtacaaaaagactggggataCAGGAagttgcataaaataaaataagaaaatatcccCAGTGGCACAGACACTGACACAAAAGGGCTGGATGTTGCAGTCACAGTGGTCCCTCCATCAGAATAACAAAGGGATAAGAGAATTACAGGAACCAGCAGTTTTTGGAGGCCTGAGGCCATGTCTAGGGACAGAGCatttagagaccaaggacattgCAACAAGGACATTTTCCAACAAAGCAGTAGGACACCCTGCATGATATCTGAGTGTGGGGAAAGAAGTCACCATTTCTCCAGGTggcataaggggaaaaaaaaaaaaagaacaattttgcaGCTGTGGCTGGGGGGCTGGCAACTGAGGAAGTCAAGTGCTGGCAAACTTGAGTTTGACTTGATCTATAGGCCCaataaacacacactgcatgacaCAGAGTGAacttaagtgaccagaagaaaatcaaatgtggagagaggctTACACAAGGGACAACTGGTGTCAGAAATCCACCTCGCCTTACCCCTACCTCCAATctgactgcttgcaggaccagctgggagagacacATCTGCTCAGGAACTTTGCAGGTTGGGGGCAGACGAAATTCTGTGGAGACCCAATGAGAGATCAGGAAGCATGGAGTCTGCAGGTGatgtaggggactaagaattgaaCCCCTACCAAATGAGTGGAAACCAAGGGAAGCCCTGGGGTAAAGTTGTACAGCATGGACTGCAAGTACTGGGTGCTCctgtgtgctgatttaaaatctccagaccaattgccATTTGGCAAAGAGCTTCCAGCCTaactaagcctaaaccctgcctccaggaattccacctCTGGGATTTCCTTTCTCACTCCAGCAACAGAGAATTGAGAACCACACTCCTCAAGACCACACCTAAAActgcagagaagagaagctgagaatgttttgaaattcaatgaaaataaattctttaactttgcatcaagatttttaaaaaattctttttcactgtttaattgtgaccttaatggtataTTAATACAGTTTATacatttatacagtttcctattttcttcttctcatctctagcattCTTGAAGTCAATTATTTCATAAGGATTACTTCTTTATGAACTAAGATGTTTACTTAGTatattgtagttttgttttgtattcatgtatttcttgattttcctttaaagtttttgctttatgtatatttttctcctaccaactgtttcccttgattccctcatttcttctgctaacagcaaatctctattgttctttcactcttcctttgatTCCTtacttcttcttctctcctcctccctcataatcattaCACACTCTAGCACTTCTGTTTTTTCCCAGtgcaccatttaaaaatgtaaacagtttTGCAAACTTGCTCTTTTTATTATAGGCATGGGTGGTcataaaatttctgtttcttgtgaTACTAAACATTGTAGACATGATAGGAGGAAATAGgtggtttaatgctgtaaattgtttgcttggttgttgttattatttgtttcctcCTAAACAGTAGTGTACTGGAAACCTTGGGGGACAGTacaagtccacagggtagaaaatctattgcctcagatccataaCTACTAGATGGGTAGATGCACAAAATACATAAGAAAGTAAGGGAACAAGTCACCCTGAGCAAACCAACATACTCCAATAATAGGTATGTCAGAACAGGATATTAGTATGTACATAGTTAACGttatctgcaaagtaaaggatgatgtgaGAGAGCAAACACAGAtagcaaaagattacttcagtaaagagatagagattctggggaaaaaacaaacaaaaataatggaaccaataaagcaaactaaaaatttaatagaaagcatcaccaacagattaggcCAATTGGATGACAAAACCTCAGCCAactaagacaaaatatataatcttcaaAATAGAGGTGAACATGAGGAGATGGTAAAAAAACATGAACATAGAATCCAAGAATTAAGGGATAgcaggaaaagaccaaatttaagatttgtcagtatagatgaaggcatggagatacaaaccaaaggaatgcacagtcttttcaatgcAATAGTACCACAAAATTCCCCAatgctaaagaatgaaatggagaatcaaatacaagaggcttacaggaacccaaatgtgcaaaattataacagacccacatcaCGGCACATTGTAATGCAAATGCCTATAACATAGAATAAGGACAATATTATAAAGGCTGTGAGAtgaaaaaatcagattacatataggggggaaCTAATGTGTATCttagttgatttctcaacccagaccctgaaagctagccTGTTGAGGAACAGCAGATACCAAAAATCTAtgccaataaattagaaaatccagAGGAAGTGGCCAAACTTCTGGTCACACATGACCTTCCAAAACTGAACCTCAGtgtatatttaagaaagaagaacagagttgAGGTATTTCAAATGAACCATTGTAAAGATTCTTCCAAGGAACATCCATGACTCCTTAGGATCATTGCTGAGTTTtaccagatctttaaaaattttggtttaatatttttaattgtcaatggattctttaaatttctattcatttatatgtggtgctgttAAACTGAAGACCTCCCATGTACCAGGCAAGCCATCTATAAGggaccacaactccagcccattaGCAGATGATTAAAGAGGTTCCAAAAACAATGCTACTGAAATGCTCCCATGCATTTGAAAGGCAGggacttttaaaacatattctgtTGGGCCAGAGTTAACCTGTATATTTACCCAAACTGATGAGACacaacagaaaaagcaaaagtaaactaAGCACTCATATTCAGCATGAAGGAGGCAATCCAGTCATTGTCAGGAGCTTCCCTGGAACTGGAAGGCACCACATCCTAGACACAGAAAGAGAAGGTTCCagtgtttcctctcatatgtggaaactgaaggAAAGAAGATGATCCACAGGTAGAGGGGGGATGACTCGGGGACTGGGAAGGGAGCATCTGGAGTGAGAGATGGTGATtggaaagagaggggaggggaaatgggTAGAAGGATGGATGAACAGGAGAAAACACTGACATGTGCATGGATGGGAATATCAGGCTGAATCCCTTTAGTTTGTTCACATTTACACTTTTAAATTGCCCATAGTGAAAATGACCAGTTTCCAAATGACTCCTCCACCTACCCATAGAACTCAGAATGGTGGAGTATGTTCCCTCTGAAATTTGAATCTTTCCACAGTCAATAAAATGTTGAATGATTTCTCAATGCAAACACACACTAGTTAAATTAAACAACCCTTACCCAAAGACCTAAACGTccatcattttctgtttctcttctactCTTTCCCCAACAATGATCTGTAGAACATGTTGGAAAAGGAATCCCACCTGAGGTCCAGCTGTCCTCCACTGCTCTGTCACCAGGTTTTCAGGCAGGTGGCTCCTGAACAAACAGCTCAGGAGCAGAGGCAGCTTCCTGGATGccagaagaaagggagggagggatattAGATACTGCCCTGTGCCCATGTGATCCAATTCCTCACCTGAGGCCACTCCCCTAATCCCTGTGGAAATTCCTCTTAAAAAATGACTCACACATTTGCATCACCTGACTCTAATACATGTACCTCATTTGCAAGACTTTGTGTCCTAGATAAATGCTACTTTCCAAGATGTCTGTGCCAATCTTTCTAAGCTAATACTTGGTTAGATGCAGGTTCACAAAATCAACACTTTAAATGGGTTTTAGGTATTTAGTAGATTAGAAATGCAACATGACATTAGATGATATTGATTTCTAAGAATTTGGGTTACAGTGGTCTGCAGGATTTTTTTTATACCCCTATACTTAGAgatgcatttgttaaaataaatgccTTTGGGGGATTCAAGTGTTTGTAAGAAACACATTATTGTGAGATGAATggtatgatttcagttttttcttaaaatgttcgGGGGGTTATCTTCCTCTCCAGAGTTTAGAATGAACAATTCATGACTTGAAAACGATGATTTTGGATACTGAGTGATGGACTCCTCACATGGactttattttctagaagttttgttAAAGACGCAAACACAGAAAGGAATAAATCATTGGTGTTATACTGAGAAATTAGTTTGCAATTATTACTTTGGGATCCACTTCTGGTTTCATTTTGATTCCATAAGTCAATACTTGTTCCTCACCCTCAGGCAAGAGGTGGGGTCCATGCATTCCTCCAGTGCCCGCCACCAGCTGCAGACAATGGAGGCCATAATCCAGTCATTCTTAAAAGTCAATCTCTACTTGTCATTTGGCTGACCAAAAGCCCTAAAGGTAAATCCCTCAACAAGGGTTTACTTCATTTTAGAACTCAGCATCTGTGATCCTTTATTGTACAATACCTGAAGAGGAGGCTCAGTCTCCAGTTGTGGTGAAGGAAAAAGCAGAAACCTGGGCATAAATTAAGCTCCCCTAGTTGGAATCAGCTGGGACTTGGTTGGCCAATTGCTCCAGCTTCCCTTGTGAGAACTCAACTGATGCTTAACAGCAGATGGGAtgaggtcaatttgaccagcttgatcttaaacacgtagcaaaacagttaaaaaccAAACCACAGCTTTCCTggacatttcaaagaagaaacaatactTAACTGTAACTTAAGATGAACACTTATATTAGCACCTAAGGAAaagtaagactggaggctacaaaagagagatttgTAGGCAATAGTGCCTAATAACTaacaagagaaactgccagagtgaGAAACTTTTAGTCAGTGTAAGAACTACAGATCTTCTTATCCTCCTACACAGACAGGCCTAATCAGTGTTTGTATGATCATTTAGCCtaagtaacaaaataaagaaatctctGCTGAACCAGAGGTtgtaccaataaaaggatattttacaaaagtcaGATGACATTAAACAGATTAACTATATTTTATTGGGACATTTTtgacattaaaaagtaaatgttggCACTGCGCATACGGGGAGATGGCGGGCCAGCGTCCTGACCGCCGCGGGTCACCCTCCTCCCCTCGTGCCAGGGGCGGGAGCTCACGGGCTGGTGGGCCCGCGGCGGGCGGGGCGGCTGGGCCAGGCGGCGCCCCTCAGCAAGCCGCGGGCCCGCTCTGCGCCCCGCACCAAGAAGCCTGCACGTCGGGGGTGGCGCTCGAGCCCACCGCAGAAGGCGGGAGCGCTCGCGGGCGCGAGGGGCGCAGGCCGCCCGCTCGGCAGCATGAGTCAGCAGCGGCTGGCGAGGAGACTGCCCAGCCTTCTCGTGGACCCGACGGAGGACAAGGTGCGCCCCCGCTGCCGCGACCCCATCAACGTGGAGAGCCTGCTGCCATCgaaaataagaattaatttaGAAGATAATGTACAATATGTGTCCATGAGAAAGGATCTGATCGTAACAATTTTGGAGCAGTGCCCCAACAAAAGAAGCTGCAAGAGGAACTTTCAGACTTATCAGCAATGGAAGATGCTTTCGATGAGTTAATCAAGGATTGTGCTCAGCAGTTATTTGAATTAAcagatgataaagaaaatgaaagtctgGCATATGTGACATATCAAGATATTCATAGCATTCAAGCCTTTCATGAACAGATTGTTATTGCAGTTAAAGCTCCAGAGGAAACCAGGTTGGATGTTCCAGCTCCCAAAGAAGACTCTATCACGGTACACATAAGGAGCACCAGAGGACCCATTGATGTGTATTTGTGTGAAGTAGAGCAGAACCATTCAAATGGCAAAACATCAGACAGGGTAGGGACCTCTTCATCTAAAAGCAAACATCCAGAACacccagagaaaggagaaaatccTCCTCAGCAAAGTGAAGATGTGCTTGAAGTGAACAACTGATAGCATTTGAGGATTGATGGattgaaattcttttccttttcattttggaacCTCCTGTGTGGATGAATTATACACTAATTTGAATTTCAGAGCAATAAGTCATCCAGGAAGTGCTCTCATTATCAGTCAGTAGCAGCATTGAGGCCAGTAGTGTCTTCCAGTAGCTCCCCAATTAGATTACTGGGTAATTATGGTTTCTGCATTCAAAAACAACTTTTTTAATGATTGTTCACTGCATTTTGTCAGTGAAATAAACATTTCACCTCCTAAAATAACTTCATCACAAAGAGTATCACGAAACAGACGGTCAGGTCTGGCACAGACAATTCTTCGTGGACTCTGCCTTCCTTAAAGGATCATGTgatatatcacaaaaataattgCCTTACACTGGTTCACGTTTGCAGTTAAGTGTTGTACATTGGCTAGGTGTACACACAGATCTAAATGTGATGTTTTTGTATATATCTGTATAATGTTTAGATTACTTATGAAATATGTCTAAGTGACACTTTTCACCCTTGTACAGccaaaataatgtatatatgaaAAGTGACAGACAGATGCTCTAATTTCTTTGGAACCTATAACTTATTAGAATCCTCTGGATGAGGGTTAGAGGAGAGTTTTTCCAAACTTCTACATGTAGAAGTATCACAGTGTGCTATACATTTAAGTTCATAATACTAATTCAAGTATTTTAATGTGGTTCCTAGCACTAAAATTGGAGTCAGATGCTTCTTGATGTTGAGCTGCCTACAGAGTTATTGTGTCCCAGCAGATTGGTGGCATGCCCCAGATCCTTGGGGAAAAGTACAGAAATGCCATCATGGAGTAGCCTAATTCACCAAGACATGAATTCAGTCATGTGAAATTGGAAACTGTGTTAAGCTTTTTGTGAGCAGATTTTGTAATATGTGTCTGTGTGCAGCCTTCCTCCTCAGTCGGAGGGGTTTTACTTACCATGAGTTGTACCCTGCCCTCTCTCCAGCTCTAGTCCCCCCTTCCCAAGACCTAGCAATTTCTACCTCAGTGGGTAAGTCATTTaccactctgtgcctcagtttactcagTAGTGTACCATTAGACTGTGACGCCTTGAGGGACTTTGTCATGATCATTGTTATATCCCAGCACCTAGCACCGTGCCTGGCCCACTGGGAGTGCTCAGTGAGTGTCGGACGGATCAGCGAGTGCATGACTGCAGAAGGAGACTGATAAAACCTGGCTTGTCTGCCACACAGGTTTCTTGTGAGCATCATTTGAAGCCTCTCTTGCTTTCAACGAAAAAAATCGAAGcaactgttgtgcccaaaggcttgagacccca encodes:
- the LOC124983103 gene encoding transcription factor E2F6-like translates to MEDAFDELIKDCAQQLFELTDDKENESLAYVTYQDIHSIQAFHEQIVIAVKAPEETRLDVPAPKEDSITVHIRSTRGPIDVYLCEVEQNHSNGKTSDRVGTSSSKSKHPEHPEKGENPPQQSEDVLEVNN